The stretch of DNA CGAATTCAAAAATTCGCAAGCTGCAGGATTTGAAGGGCAAAAAAATCGTCTTCGTGGATGAAAAGTCTTCGTCGGGTTACCTTTATCCACAAGTGGCGCTGCAAAAGCTGGGCATTAAAAATTCCGACTTTAAAGAAGCGGCCTTTAGTGGAAACCATAAGGAATCCATTCAATTTTTAGAGGCGGGTAAGGTAGATGCGGCGGCGGTTTACAGTGATGATGAAAAAGGCAAACACAGCGCTTGGGCTCAATTTGCAAAAGACCCCAAAAAATATCGTATTATCTGGACCAGCGAACCAATCCCGAATGATCCATTCTGTGTTCGTCAGGACTTTTACGATAAATATCCTAAAATCACGCACACCTTGATGTTCTCTTTGATCGAAATTTTTGAAGAAAACCCCACTAAGCAGGCCTATTCTGAAATTTTAGGTTCTCGTGACTTGATGCCAGCCACTTCTAAACAGTATGATCCTGTGAGGGAGATGGTGAAGGCTCTAAAAATCGAGCTTAAACCGTAAAGGTTGATGGCAGTATTAGAAATCAAAAAAATAAATAAGACCTTTAAGGGCGGTTTGTTCGAAAAAAATCGCCACGTTCTTAAAGACGTTTCTTTTGCTTTACCTGAAGGCCAAACGTCAGGTTTCGTCGGCAGTAACGGTGCGGGGAAAACCACCACCATCAAATGCATCTTTGACTTCATTCGACCGGATTCTGGTGAGGTTTTATTTTTTGGCAAACCTTTAGATAACAACGCAAAAACTCGCATAGGATATTTGCCCGAGCGACCTTATCTGTATGAGTTCCTAACAGGTATGGAATTTCTTCGTCTGCATTGGAATCTTTGTTACGGAGCTTCGCTAAAAGACTTCCACGAAAGAGCCCATGAAGCCCTTAAAAAAGTTGATTTGTTTGAAGCCAAAGATCGTCGTTTAAGAACTTATTCTAAGGGGATGTTGCAAAGAATTGGGATCGCGCAAGCGATTTTAACTCGTCCGGATTTACTGATTTTAGATGAGCCGATGTCGGGTCTTGATCCTGATGGACGAGCGATGGTGAAGGATATCTTGCGTGAAGAACAACGTCGCGGGGTGAGTCTTTTTTTTAGCAGCCACTTGTTGCAAGACATGGAAGAACTTTGCTCGCACCTGGTGGTCGTCAATCACGGCGAGATTCTTTATAATGGCGTCTTAAATACATTTATGGCGGAATTCCAAAGTCTGGAAAAAGCTTTTGCTGTTTTAAAAAAACAGCAGGAGGTGCGCCGTGGTTAAAGTGTGGGCGTTAGCTAAAACCACTTTGCGCGAAATGTTACGTGAAAAAGTTTTTATGATCGTCGTGGTGATCGCCGGGGGCTTGCTGGCATTAAGTTTCTTACTCGGGGCTCTTTCATTTGATGAACAAAGAAAAATCCTGACGGACTTTGGTTTTTTAGCGATTCAAACGGCGATGCTGGGTATTTCTTTGTTTTTGGGTTCATATCTTATTTCAAAGGAAATTGAAAAACAGACTTGTCTTTTAATACTGTCTCGACCGATCACTCGTGGTCAGTTTATCTTAGGGAAAATGGGAGGCATTTTAGCTCTCAACACCCTTGTGATGGGGGCTTTGGCGGTTCTTTTGTTTGCTCTTCTAAAATTATGGAACAATTCGGAACAGTGGCTTTCCTTTATCCAGATCTGCTTAAGTCTGTGGTTTGAAAGTGCCGTGTTGTTGGGAATCGTCATCGGGCTTAGTTTGATTGTTCGACCGGTGTTAGCGTTAGCGGGCGGGATCATGTTCTTTATTTTGGGACATTCCCTGGAAGACCTGACGTTCTTTGCCAATAAAAGCCAAGAACAGACATTTATCGATGTTGTTAAATTTCTGCATTGGGTATCGCCTAATTTTTATCGCATGAATTGGAAGTCGGCCTATTTCTTAGAAAACGGATTGCCATCGGATGGCATTCTATGGATGCTAAGTCATATGACAGGGTGGTTGTTGTTATTGATTCTGATTTCTCAATTCCTGTTCAAACGGAAAGACATCGTTTAATTCGCAAAGGACGCGTGCATGTTGCCAGAGATGGAGATTTTTTATTTGGTCGTTTTCTTTGTTTTTGGCGCGCTGTTTGGTAGCTTTGCAAACGTTGTTATTTATCGTCTTCCGAAAGAAGAAAGCGTCGTTAAGCCCGGCAGTCACTGTTACAGTTGTAAAACACCGGTGAAGTGGTACGACAATATTCCGATTTTTAGTTGGTTTATTTTGCGTGGAAGATGTCGCCATTGCGGCGCTAAATTCAGTTTCCGATATGCCTTGGTGGAACTCTTGATGGCCAGTCTTTTTGCATTGAGTTTCCACTATGTGGGATTTTCTTGGTCGTTGCTTGAATATTTGATTTTTATTTTTGGGTTGGTGGTTTGTACGTTTATCGATTTAGATCATATGATTTTGCCGGATGAATTTACTTTGTCGGGAATCGTGATTGGCCTTGTCGGCGCCTATTTAAATCCGCAACGAGAGTTCTTGGACTCTCTTTTTGGGGTTTTAATGGGGGGCGGATTTTTATGGGGCATGGCCTATGTCTATTATTTGCTGACGAAGCAAGAAGGCATGGGAGGCGGTGACATTAAGCTGCTTGCCTGGATCGGAGCTTTGTTGGGTTGGAAAGCCATTCCTTTTGTTATTATGAGTTCGGCGATCATCGGGAGCGTTGTCGGGATCATAGCTGCAAGAAAACAAAATGCTGGACTAAAGACGGTGATCCCTTTCGGACCTTACCTCGCCCTCGGGGCCCTGATGTATTTGTTCGGCGGCGAGACCATAGCGTTGTGGTACCTGGACCTTTTTCTTCCCGGTGTGTAAGCGTCTAGGCTAGACCCCTTATTTGACATTCAGTCTTCAAGAAGAAATAATTTGGTATTAGGACTTGTGTCTTAAAGACGTAAGTCGGCGTAAGTCGCGGTAACTTTTGGGGAAGCAACGAAGGCATGTTTTTTAAATCAAAGAAAGTCATTGGACTCGATATTGGTACGAGTTCCATCAAGCTTGCTGAGATGGATTTCAGTGGGAAAAGCGCCACTCTGCTTTCTTTTGGTTTCGCCCCAACTCCTGCGAACTCCGTTGCCGGCGGAGAAATCGTTGATATCGGCTCTGTTGGGATCGCGATTCAGTCTCTTTTAAATGAAGTCAAATCCAAAAGAAAAAATGTTGCAACGGCGATGTGGGGAACGGCCGTGATCGTTAAAAAGATCACCATTCCACGCATGGATGTAAAACTCATCCAGGATCAAATTCGCTTTGAAGCAGAACAATACATTCCTTTTGATATCAATAATATCAGCTTGGCCCACCATATTCTTTCTCATAGCAGTTCGCCGGACTCTATGGATATTCTGTTGATTGCCGCGCAGAACGAACTCGTGTCGCAATACACCCAAGTCGTCGAACTTGCGGGGGTGAAGTGCGGTGTCCTTGATGTAAGTGGCTTTGCATTAGCTAACGCCTTCGAATTGAACTATGGAAAAGTGAATGGCCAGGCTGTCGGGATTTTGAACTTCGGTGCTTCAATCACCAATTTCGTGGTTATTCAAAACGGAGAAGTGATTTTCTGCCGTGACATCCCCGTGGGTGGGGCCAATTACACCAATGAAATTCATAAAGCCATGGGCGTCACGATTCAAGAGGCAGAGTCTCTAAAGCTCAGCGCCATGTCTCGTCGAGATGTTCCAGATGAAGTCCACAGCATTTTAAGCTCTACCAATGAAGCCGTCACTGAAGAGATTCGCTCCAGCTTAGACTTTTTAAGTGCGACAACAAATGGCTTGGTCTTGCATCAGTGTTATTACACGGGCGGAAGCTCGTCGACGTCAGGGTTGGTGGAAACAATTGGCCGGGTGACGGGCATGCAAATGCAGCGCTTCAATCCTTTCTTAAAGGTCAAAGCCAACGGCAAAAAGTTTTCCCCGGAATATTTAGAACAAATCAGTTCTTTTGCTTCTGTGGTAACTGGATTAGCCATCAGAAACCTGGGGGACTCATGATTAAGATTAATCTTGCGGGTTCCGCCGTGGGTGCAATTCCGGCATCGGCTCCAGGGGTTTTCTCCGCCGATGGCTTTTCATCACCGGAACAGATTCGCCGTGATGCTTTAATTCGCCTGTTGGTTATTTTGGCGGGACCGGCTTTGCTTTACTTCTATGAAATGCAAAGTCTTCCGGCAAAGCAAAATGAACTGGCTTCGAAACAGCAGATGCTTTCAGAACTGCAGGTTTATAATGAAAAGCAGGCGGCATCTGTGGCCGAAATTAAAAAATTTAAAGAAGATGAAGCTTTGATCGAGGCGCGTATCGCGGCTTTAGAAAAGATCTCTGTCGATCGGCAGCGTGAAGTGAGGGTCCTAGAGCTTTTACAGACTGTGATTCCGGAAAAAGCATGGCTGACTCGAGTTCAGTTAGAACCGGACAGTGTTCAACTGCAAGGCTTGGCTTTAAGTGACTTTGAAGTTTCCTCATTCTTAGACGCTTTAACTCGCAGTGTGTTCTTAATGGACGTCAACTTGTTAAACTCTACCGAGCAAGTGCAAGATGGCATTCCTTTGAAAAAGTTTGAAATCAGTTGTTTGTTGGAGAGACCTAAATGAATAAGTTTTTTGAAACTCTCGCAGCTCAGGAGTTTTCAAAGGTCCTTATGATAGGACTGGGTCTGACCGTATTCTATTGGTACTTCTTGTATAACGATGGGTCGCAAATAACGGCGCAAATTATGGCCATGAATGATCAGTTGGCCGCCGAAGAAGTAAAAAAGAAAGACACCGATAATACGCTAAAGCAAGTTCAAGAGATGCAAGAGAAAATCGGTCAGCTAAGTCAAAAATACGAAGAGATTTCGCGACGTCTTCCGGCGACTTTGTTTTCGATCGATATCAATAAGTCTATCGATGATTTTGCACGTGGTTCTGGCGTGAGCGTAAAATCCAAAAAACCAGGCGATAATGTGCGTGGCGAAGTGGTTGAAGAAGTTCCGGTGGAAGTCACTCTTGAAGGCACCTATGCGCAGCTTTCACGATTTGCTTTCCTGGTGGGCTCGGCAGAAAGAATGTCCCGTGTGAAAAACGTGGTCATTTCTACTTTGCCTGAAGATCCCAAGCGTTTGAAATTTAGCGGTAATGTTGTGGGTTATAAACTGACTCCGGAAAAGCCAGCGGCCGCTCCGGGTACGGGGACTCCTAGGTGAAGTCGTTTAGATGGTTTTTTTCTTATCTTGTGGTAGCGTCCTTGGGACTGGGGCTTGCCTTCGTGGTGAGTTTGAAGTTCATGGCGCCGGCACGTTCTCAAGACGCACCATCTTCGGGAGAATTGCCTGCGGAATT from Bdellovibrio bacteriovorus encodes:
- a CDS encoding substrate-binding domain-containing protein, with the translated sequence MIGRIFLLVCALGLVTVGHPVFAAEAQPETITIGVIPGGNPEKLREQGLALAKALQEKLQIPVNIYLSKNYIGLVEAMRTKKVDFAFFSSSTFVFAEQQAQAKVLLKTVWQEPFYYSTVIVPTNSKIRKLQDLKGKKIVFVDEKSSSGYLYPQVALQKLGIKNSDFKEAAFSGNHKESIQFLEAGKVDAAAVYSDDEKGKHSAWAQFAKDPKKYRIIWTSEPIPNDPFCVRQDFYDKYPKITHTLMFSLIEIFEENPTKQAYSEILGSRDLMPATSKQYDPVREMVKALKIELKP
- a CDS encoding ABC transporter ATP-binding protein, producing MAVLEIKKINKTFKGGLFEKNRHVLKDVSFALPEGQTSGFVGSNGAGKTTTIKCIFDFIRPDSGEVLFFGKPLDNNAKTRIGYLPERPYLYEFLTGMEFLRLHWNLCYGASLKDFHERAHEALKKVDLFEAKDRRLRTYSKGMLQRIGIAQAILTRPDLLILDEPMSGLDPDGRAMVKDILREEQRRGVSLFFSSHLLQDMEELCSHLVVVNHGEILYNGVLNTFMAEFQSLEKAFAVLKKQQEVRRG
- a CDS encoding ABC transporter permease — translated: MVKVWALAKTTLREMLREKVFMIVVVIAGGLLALSFLLGALSFDEQRKILTDFGFLAIQTAMLGISLFLGSYLISKEIEKQTCLLILSRPITRGQFILGKMGGILALNTLVMGALAVLLFALLKLWNNSEQWLSFIQICLSLWFESAVLLGIVIGLSLIVRPVLALAGGIMFFILGHSLEDLTFFANKSQEQTFIDVVKFLHWVSPNFYRMNWKSAYFLENGLPSDGILWMLSHMTGWLLLLILISQFLFKRKDIV
- a CDS encoding prepilin peptidase gives rise to the protein MLPEMEIFYLVVFFVFGALFGSFANVVIYRLPKEESVVKPGSHCYSCKTPVKWYDNIPIFSWFILRGRCRHCGAKFSFRYALVELLMASLFALSFHYVGFSWSLLEYLIFIFGLVVCTFIDLDHMILPDEFTLSGIVIGLVGAYLNPQREFLDSLFGVLMGGGFLWGMAYVYYLLTKQEGMGGGDIKLLAWIGALLGWKAIPFVIMSSAIIGSVVGIIAARKQNAGLKTVIPFGPYLALGALMYLFGGETIALWYLDLFLPGV
- the pilM gene encoding type IV pilus assembly protein PilM codes for the protein MFFKSKKVIGLDIGTSSIKLAEMDFSGKSATLLSFGFAPTPANSVAGGEIVDIGSVGIAIQSLLNEVKSKRKNVATAMWGTAVIVKKITIPRMDVKLIQDQIRFEAEQYIPFDINNISLAHHILSHSSSPDSMDILLIAAQNELVSQYTQVVELAGVKCGVLDVSGFALANAFELNYGKVNGQAVGILNFGASITNFVVIQNGEVIFCRDIPVGGANYTNEIHKAMGVTIQEAESLKLSAMSRRDVPDEVHSILSSTNEAVTEEIRSSLDFLSATTNGLVLHQCYYTGGSSSTSGLVETIGRVTGMQMQRFNPFLKVKANGKKFSPEYLEQISSFASVVTGLAIRNLGDS
- a CDS encoding PilN domain-containing protein, producing the protein MIKINLAGSAVGAIPASAPGVFSADGFSSPEQIRRDALIRLLVILAGPALLYFYEMQSLPAKQNELASKQQMLSELQVYNEKQAASVAEIKKFKEDEALIEARIAALEKISVDRQREVRVLELLQTVIPEKAWLTRVQLEPDSVQLQGLALSDFEVSSFLDALTRSVFLMDVNLLNSTEQVQDGIPLKKFEISCLLERPK
- a CDS encoding type 4a pilus biogenesis protein PilO, with product MNKFFETLAAQEFSKVLMIGLGLTVFYWYFLYNDGSQITAQIMAMNDQLAAEEVKKKDTDNTLKQVQEMQEKIGQLSQKYEEISRRLPATLFSIDINKSIDDFARGSGVSVKSKKPGDNVRGEVVEEVPVEVTLEGTYAQLSRFAFLVGSAERMSRVKNVVISTLPEDPKRLKFSGNVVGYKLTPEKPAAAPGTGTPR